The following is a genomic window from Motacilla alba alba isolate MOTALB_02 chromosome 24, Motacilla_alba_V1.0_pri, whole genome shotgun sequence.
CTTTGCAGGAGAAACGGCTCCATGATCCTGGGCCTGGAGCAATGCTCCCTCTCCATCCTCgacaggcactggaacaggagcCACTGCAGGGCTGTCGCTGACAATTTGCTAATCCTCAGTACaacccctctgctcccttttgCCCCACACTCCTGCAGGATGAATTTTTAGCTGCTGCCTTGGCTTCCAGAATTAATTCAGCTCCATCCACAGGTCAGCAGCCAGGACAAAAACAACTCATTAAATGGGATGGCTCTGTGGCTTACAGACTCGCAGATAATGGCACCAAAACTCATTAAATGGGGCGATTGTGGGTTCGAATCTCACAGATAACAGCACCAAAACTAACTCATTAATTGGGGTGGCTCTCTGGGTTACAGGCTCACAGATAACTGCACCAAAATCATTAAATGGGGTGGATATATGGGTACCAATCTCACAGATAACTGCACCAAAATCATTCATTGGGTGGATCTATGGGTACCAATCTCACAGGTAACTGCACCAAACTCATGACATGGGGTGGCTCTGTGGCCTACAGGCTCACAGATAGCTCTACACCAATGCTCTCAGTGCAAGTCTCAGTGCAAGGAGCTCTCAGCCACTTCCTGGGGGCTGCAAGAGCAGCAACCAGAGCAGAACCACTCTGCTCGGTGCATCCTGCAATTCCCAGCACCAAACTGCTGCCCTTTCTTGCCAAGGATCTGCCACTTGATGGCAGAGTGGTTTTTCCAGGTGGGATCCACATGggacaaaagccaccacccctgGAGCTGCCGTGGGGACATGTCCCACATTTGGTGACCacagtggctgcagagcagagcccctgtgctgggaagagctgcccTGTGAGTCATGCTGTGAATAAAACCCATTTTCCAGTGGTCTCCCGCGGAAATTCCATTTCTGCCCCGGGTTGGAAAAGCAAGCAACACCCCCAGCTCTTCTGGCTCAGCCTCGCCGCTGTCACCCCCAAAGGTGTGATGTGCCAGACCCCACGCTGCTGGTGGTGACAGGAAACCATCACGGGGACAGAAATACCCGAGGGGGCTGTGGAAaaccacacacagccccagctgcctctAAACAACTCTCacctcctgccacagctcctctcaggGGCGGGCACAGCCACAATCCCCATGGGAAACCGTCCTACAGGGAGACGAGGATGGTTCTAGAGGTATAAAAATCAGCTCCGGCAAAAATCCCAATCAAAAAGTCATTTCTGAGCGATTTCAAATTGTTAAGAATGTGAAAATCTTCCCCAGAGCCCAGAAAGATTCATTTCCCCAAACTGCAGTGGGAACTGGCAGCTGACAGCTAGGTGGAAAATCAAATCAAAAGACACAaaacaggaatgaaaacaaaactctcctgctgcctgtttACTCAGCTCCAAGCCGGGCAGCAATGTTAGAATTCTCCAGGGCACGGTTTTCGCCTGGAGAAGGCAATTCATTCCAGGTCatcaaatattttcacaaagtGTTTTATCTGCCTTAGAATggctggagagaaaaaacacattttactgCCGGCCTGTGAAATgagctgggagaagagagagtgaaatttcattttagtaACCTCTGCCAGgccaggtttggggttttttctttcaaaaggagcttcatttctgaataaaaaagcCTCATTTTTAGAGGGGTTGGGAAATCATTCACTGCTCAGTCACAGGCTGAGCAAATAGGACGTAAAATGagagactggtttgggttggaagggaccttaaatattGGTTATGAATATGGAATAAGTGAAAATTGAACATTTGTGTTTAAATACCGGGAGAGAGTGCATGAAGTGGGTCTGCTTCAGTTCTTTATTGGCTAACAATGAAATACTTCCTTGGCTGATAACTAAAACTggtttaataattaatttagatCGTGCTGGCAGGTGGAGATCCCAAACCTTTGTCACACAGTGCCTGTGATCACCTGTCCAGtgacaataatttatttatatccCTACAACCATACTGGCaatgtagaaatattttaaaaaaacattgaaaaaaagggaaaattaacaCATTACTCTGTGCAAGAGATCCCTGCTTTGCTTCATGTCAcaatttttcacttgtttttccCCCTGGTGCATGGCAGGGGGGTTTCCAGGGGCTGCCGGTGACTCTGTGGCtctgaaggaaggagaaaatctAATTCTTAACTGCACCTTCAGCACCCTCGGCAACAACAACTTCACCCTGCAGTGGTCAAACCCTCTGAATTTCACCATTTTCCTCAACGCCCAGAAGGGTAAGTGTGAAACCCCAGCGTGGTGGCACTGcccaccagggctggggacactgagctggccctgctgccaccctggcCACGGTGATGCCACAGTGCCAACGGGGGGGGTTGTGGCTGGGTGTCGCCATgatatttcctgaaaaaaccctttgccaggattttttcctcctgagaagctgagaggcctcagaggaaaagaaaaacaataattccctgctgctgtggaatgcaacgagtgcttccttgattggtccatgcTGGTTGTTTCTgattaatgaccaatcaaggatgcagctgggtcgactctctgagagtcacgagcctttgttattcattcctttctattcttgtccagccttctgatggatcctttctctctgttcttttagtatggttttaatatagcattttcaatataatatatatcataacataataaatcagccttctgaagcaTGGAGTCCagattctcctctcttccctcatcctgggacccctcgaACATAGTCACAGCTGGGTCCAGAGGATCTTGGCCCTTCGTGGTCACCAGAAACTGGTGCCTTTTGGGGCTACcaaaaaacagaggccagacaaaataaagacaataaaaagCAGCTCTATTTATTGAAGAGCCTTCAGGTACATTGGGGGCAGataaaacccacccaaaaatgGACAGCGGGTCACGggtttcacacttttataagtttggtccatttgcattttggggtCAATCTGccaattccagcttcagctaatgaaggcattgaccccaagtttgctgccccaactcccttttgttcccatctctcaggcctgaggcagtgaggggtccttgattgccaggctggagaggaattgttgtgtctgccccaaatgggggagcagcagctcgcactgtgtgtggagtttggagttctgcactaaagaactgcagggttaCAAACAGAtgggaaatagaaaagctgaaatcctgAGGCACCAACTCCTTCCCTTggggggctgagctgcagccccttcctggCAGAAGAGAAGTGGCGTTAAATCATTTCCTGCTGAAATGGAAaccccctgcagcagagctctcagcGGTGAGCTGGAGTTTCCAGCAGCACCCCGAGGTCAGCACAGAGCCCACCCCtggctttggggacaggaggggacattGCTGGCAGCCCGGACACTCTCCCACTCACAGGAATTCGGTGCAGTGCATCAGGAGGAGATTCTGGGGAGACAGCGATGATGTTGAAATGTGCTGGCAGAGATGAAGTTCCCATTTCTGCTTTCcccccctctcccttcccctcccatcTCTCCATCCTCCTCTGTCCTCCTGTTGGTCCCAATGCAGGGTGAGGAGAGCCTTGGCCTTCCCCCTCTGCAGTATTCAGCATTCCTTGTCAAATCCTTTCGGTTTTAATTATAAGAATGCCCATGAttcaccccaaatcctgggatttccttccagctcaggatttcATCAAAACCTCagctaaaaaacaaacaaacaaaaaaaaaagataaaaagagaagttttgAGGTCTCTTTCCCTCTGATGATTGTACAAACTCCCTCAGTTTCAGTTCAATTTAAGGGCAGAAAgttgcattttctgtgctgcaatTGTGGGACAAGTTCATGGACTTGTTGGGCTGGCCCTGAGGGCTCCTGTAAATTatgcagcaggaggaaagaatTAAAGATTAGAAAgtcaagagagagaaaggacagTAGAGGTGCCCTAGGAgatgctttcatttaaaaaactgaaattttaaaatgccataaaataaaaactctgcTCATGCTTTGACTTCCTGAGCTGTACCAACCCCCGTGGTGTGCTGGCTTTCCTGTTCCTTGCAGTTTTAAGAGACCAGAGGTACAAACTGCTCCATTACTCCAAGGATGAATTGTCCATCCAGCTGTCCAACGTGACAGAGCAGGATGAAGGAATTTACAGCTGCATGTACTACACCAGGCACGTCAAAACCAAGACCCAGAATGTTGAGATTTTGGGTAAGTTCCCTCacctggtttgtttttttttctcgaGGAGCAGAACAGAGTCAGCTCCTCAAATCTACACCTGaatttttccatcattttggttttagctcagtgtcttggtttggaaagacaggtgtgtgctaaggaaggcaggagcctccctgaaatggaaaatgtaaaccccctcccaccaaattgctataaatttcaaattaaggggctctcaggcaacaaatatgggagcaggaataacagttctttaatagGGAAGAcaataaaaggataaaataaacaatgcagtaaactaaaccaacactgccagagtcagaacacagcctgacaccctgtgggtcagggtgctggcagcagtgccattggaattgtagctgcagccctcctggagtgtcagggctggttctgctggagcagggatcctggagaagggtggagtcttcctctgaagctccagtgggagaagaggcagttgctgttcctctgggaatccagtggagaagctgtgctggtgttccagggtctcagattatatccaggcaggaatgcttggctcctccctctgggctccCATCTCCCAgggggatgctgcagttcttatcagCCGTGCAGGGACATTCAATGGCCTCTTATCAGCAGATGTTCccccagagggaggagtggctgtggaagagataagggaAACTGCCACTGAACAGAAGCCAGCTGCCATGCAGATGGCAAATGGAATACAATTCActtggcaatccaggacacTCAGTCccctcctgtggcagcagctctgtggccacagagagcaggcacagactttcccaggaaaatcctgggaagctgtgtagaagctgtgggaaacttagaggaaaagaattcaaacaattcctatctctctttctgtaatCATTGCTTATAGATatgtgtcactgtcatattttctgaaaaatccctttgcccgggattttctcctgggaagctgagaaacctcagagaaaaaggaaaacagtaattatctcattgcttctcctgtgttttgctgctttggaatgtggttggagattgtttatcaacaggtgattgtttcactggTTTCATGctaattgttttaacttaagGACCAATCACAGCCACTGTGGCAGAACTCTGGAGAGACACGAGATTAATTTAGCatcttttcagccttctgtctgtatcctttctgtattctctagtatagtttagtatagcattctttaatataatgtcgatcataaaataataaatcagccttctgagaacatggagtcagattcctCCATTCCTCCTCCATCTGGGGCCCCTCACAAAAAGTCACCAGCTGTGGTTCTCTAGAGTGTGCTGTTGATAGCCACCAACAGTGCGAGAGAGGTTTTCACTTTGAGACCGGTCACGTCTTAGGTCCATCATTGTTTCTGTAAGAACTGGAGATTTCTAACGATAAAGTGTCCTTCTGGATCGTGGAGTCAGTGTTAATTATTACCCAGCTGGGGGCCTGCTGCCACACCCCCCAATAATGCtggtgaaaaggaaaagaagaaataacgctggggaaaaggaaaagaagaaataatgctGGTGAAAAGGATAAGAAAATGCCCCTAAACTGATCCTCaatctccctgctgcagctgctccttcccaccccGTGCTGGAAGTCTCCCAGGATGAAGGAAGAGGCATCAACCTCTCCTGCTACACCCAGGGGGGCAGACCCCAGCCCCAGATTTCCTGGCTGTTGGACAACGGGATCGAGCTCCCAGGTAAGGGCTCAGAGAGTCTTTGAGCACTAAaattggggggttttttgtcaGGTTTGGGTGGTTTAAAGATGCCGGAGGGTGAAATATCAGCTGGGTCTGCCGCTCCTGCCTACAGCTTGGGGCAGGTCTGGGGAACAGTCAGCATGGAATTCCACAGGGgtaaaataaagccaaaatcctggaatttcAGCACTGAATTCCACTGGGATAAAATGAGCCAAAACCCCTGGGATTAGATTTCGCTGGGATAAATTTAACCCAAAATCTTGGAATTTCAGCACTGAATTCCACGGGGATAAAATAAACTCAAACCCCTGGAATTTCAGCATGAAATTGCACTGGGATAAAGTAAAGCCAAACCCCTGGAACCTCAGCTCTAAATTTCAGTGGaataaaataaagccaaaatcctggaatttcAGCATTAAATTCCACTGGGGATAAATTGAACCCAGGATCCTGGAATTTCAGCATTGAATTCCAGtggaataaaataaacccaaacccCTGGAATTTCAACCCCCCTAAATTCTACAGGGATAAAATGAACCCAGAATCTTGGAACTTCAGCACTGAATTCCAGTGGAatgaaacaaacccaaacccctgGAATGTCAGCATTAAATTCCCCTGGGATAAAGTAAACCCCAAATCTTAGAACTTCAGCACTGAATTCCACTTATTTGGGATAATTCCACTTATTCCGCTTGATTTGAGATTaaaacacccccaaaatcctggaTCCACGATTTCCAAAGCCCCAGCAGCCTTCCTTCACCTCTCACCTGTCTGCTGCACAAATAACTGCCATTCTAGCAGTGCTGTAAATAACATTATTCTACAAATCACTGCCTTATCTGCTCCAGTGCACATCGGCATCAAAATGTGAGAAAAACACTCAGGGATGCAAATGGCTTTTCTTTCACACATCAACAAGCTCTTGCTCGTGTTTTGCATCATCAAGCAACGTATTTAAAGCTGAACCTGTAACCTCCCCTGGCCCAagatggtttgtttttaaataagagCTCTAGAGAACAGCAGAGAATTGTGTGTTCTGGCCTGAATGTAGATGGAAATTAGAGTTAATAATAAGAATAAATCGGGTTGGCAGATAAAACTTTGGGggttttaatgcaaaaaaaaagtgctctAGAGCAGTGCATGGtggaaaagcaggtttttaaatgctgcctgtgtttgggaagagctgggctgtgtgtgaggGGCTGGCAAGACCAGCTGGGAAGTCATAAAAACTTCAGTATATCCCCCCTGATTTGTTATCTCTGTCTCTCACAGTGTTTTCCTAAAACCAGGGGGTTCCCCAAGCCTGAACCCACCCTGACAAAGCGAATTGTTTGTGACATCACGGTGCACAGTTCAGACACTAAACACCTCCTGCAAGCCAGCACTGCACTTCTCCAGTATttcaatattaatatttaatattaaaatatagaataatttaaatattgcCTTTGGAGCAGAGGGAACCCCTGAGCTGgcacctcccagccccaggaaatCCCCCCGGGGCCTGAGCTGGGTCTGCTGCCTTGCTTTATCTGGGGCTGCCCTTCGGAGCAGCCACGTTGGCATGAAAAGGTGGGAGACACAAATTTAATTGTTTGAATATAAGAAATCATTGCCCTCATCCAGTATTTCCCcaatttctgtggttttctccCTTTGGTGAAGGCTTGGAGTaactctccttcctcccccttccATTCCCAGCTTTAATCACTTCCTGCAAATATTTACACTAATCAGAAAATAGCTAATAAATCTTAATTACTGACAACACCAGGGCCCAGCAGGGGCGAAGCAGCTGTAAttactgagctgctgctgacaaagATGATTTCTGAAATCCTTTTGGAGCTCTtacctggccctgctggggatGGAAAAGAGGGCTGAGAAATGCTGATCTGGAAAGGTTCATTTGGAAATGgggaatttctttatttcagggTAAGAGAGCAAGGGGAGCATCAGAAGCTCTGCACTTAAACAAATATTCCTAAATATAGAAATTCTATTCTAGaaactattttcattaaaatttctagttctaaatatagaaatatttgtgCCCTTCAGGCAAACATCTGAAACACCTCCCCCTCCACCAGGGCTGTTCAAAGATATCTCTGGTCACATCAAACACAACTTGTttgtataatataatatataatgtatatattgttttaaaatatttaatatatgcaCATTTATCTTCAAAAATTAGTGTTATTTATGTGTTTCTATTGATCTGCATATGTGTATGTTCTAAACCTATGAAACACTGTATGTGCAACTGCACGTTCACAGTCAGTAAAGCAAGAAACTAATTCCGTGTCAGCTGGGAATTAGCAAAATGTAGAACCTCTGGggtaaaaatagaaaaatattgaaaaattgcTCTGTGCTGTAGAGAACTTTatctgaaacagatttttccatATAATCAGCATTACCTGGGGTAATCAACGATGCTGGGAATCACACCAAACTCCCCCTAATTCCTTGTGGCAAAGCAAGGAATCCTCTGTGTAAATTccaacagctggaaaaggagaagagtcaaacctgtgctgcaggagaacGTGATTTCAGAGTGatagaaatacttttatttatttgattttattctctttttcctcccaacGGGTGTGCAGGTGACACCAGgcaccagctgggagctgatggGAAGAAATGGAGCACAAGGAGCACGCTGAGGATCCTCAGCTACAGCCCCGGAGTGACGGCCAGCTGCATCATCCAGCACCCTGCACTCGGGGCACGGAGGCTGCTGGCATCTTTCCCCTTCCAGGACCTTTCCAGCTCGGGtactgcagctcctccagctccgcCTCGCCAATTCCACTGCCCTGAGCTGGTGGCAATGATGCAGATGCCCACAGAAGTGTGGGGTCTGCTTTTAAAAGAGGAACCTGGGGTGAAAAAAGGGTTTGGAGCTGTTCCTggtggctgggctgagcagcagcacctgccccaagctccccacagccaggggtTTCATCTGAGTCCTCATTTCAGAGAGCAAATACATTCTGAGGGTGGGACTGGAAGTGAGAGCCTTGATCAGACAGAAAACCCAGTAAACAATGCAGAGCgtggagcagggcagaaaacccaaaaaatccagagcagggcagaaaacccaaaaaatccagAGCATAGGGCAGGGCAGTTTTTCAAGGATCTGCTCGGTGGCAAAGCCTCTCctgatttttgtcattttttgggggggtttctTTAGGCTGCAAACAAGGAACCAGACGTTCAGAGGATGCAAAAGTTCCCAGCCCTTCAGAGAATCCATCAGTTTCCAGTTCTCCAGAGAATCCAGCAGGTACCAGCCCCTCTGCATCCCCAGAGATTTCAGAagtttccagcccctctgcatcCCCAGAGAATCCAGAaatttccagcccctctgcatcCCCAGAGACTCCAGAattttccagcccctctgcatcTCCAGAGAATCCAGAagtttccagcccctctgcatcCCCAGAGAATCCAGATATTTGCAACCCTTCTGCATCCCCAGAGAATCCAGCagtttccagcccctctgcatcCCCAGAGAATCCAGCagtttccagcccctctgcatcCCCAGAGAACCCAGCAgttcccagctcagcaccagcccagccaaACCTCACAGATGTCACACTGAACGGTGAGTTTGGTCTCAGTCACCTGAGTTTATCAAAGCTGAAATCACAATTTATCACAAAGTTTATCGCAATGGCAGAAATGCTGCCCGGCACAGCGTTCCATCCCAGGTCCCAGAGGAGTGTGGGACACAGAGTGCAGCATTCCCTGCTtgttccctccttttccctgccagaaTCCCTCTCCTTGGAGGaagaaggcaggagcagggtgggaggcAGGCTGGGATGCTCTGGATGGGCTGCACTAGATGGCACTGTGCAACAACGCTTCAgagtcacagagtcacagaatcaccaggttggaagagaccttcagtatcatcgagtccagcccagccccaacagctcagctaaaccctggcagccagtgccacatccaggctgtgttaaacacacccagggatggtgactccaccacctccccgggcagaacattccagagctttatcacctttctggaaaaagccttttcctgctctccagcctgtatttcccttggagcagctcgaggctgtgtgctctgcttctgtcagtgctgcctggagacagagcccagcccagctgagcacaggcacctttcaggagctgggagagtgctgagggcagccctgagtctccttttctccaggctgagcatccccagctccctcagccatttCTCTTCATCCCTGCTTGCACCAGCCTGTACTTCCCAAAATCAGGAGGTTTTTCCAGCCCAATCAAAAGCTCCAGAGCTCAAATCATCCAAAACCCCACCCGGAGTTCTGCACCTGCTTAGCACGACAGGCCCTGCAGTGACAAATAAGTGCTGCTTTAGAAACTCCCAAAATCTTGGGTTTTATTGGTTTAAAAGTGACATATCAGTGATGGCAAACAGCACAAAATGAATATATCCTGGTAAAGCCTGCTCAGATGAATCTGACACGTGTCAGGACAGCATCCATGGGAAGGGAGCCTCACTCTTTCCTGGGGGATGGAACCAGAGGGGCTTTCAGGTCCCCTCCAAGCCAAACCACTCTGGAATTGTGTGGCTTTTACCGGGTGtgaaaaggaaaggcaaagttTGAGTACACACAGCACACAGCGTGCTTTCAGCATTGCAAATCAAATTAGTGATGAtgtatataattaaatattatatattattattatatatgaTATTATATATTCCTGTTCCTGTTGTATTATATTAATTGtagattttatatttatattgtatattatatcttatatatattatataatatatatcatatattgtaatatatatttgatatatcttaatattatatattatatcttaatatcatatatcatatatcatatatcttatatattgtatattatatattatatgttatatgttatgTGTTATATATTATgtgttatatatttattatatataacatataatatataaaatataacatataacatataatatataacatccaatatataatatataatatattatattttgtatgttatatattatatgttatatttttatattatatattatatataatgtctataatataatatatatattatagataTTATATAATTATCTATTATATTATACTAATTATACTACTAACACTATAATATTAACTATATTACATCCCCAAATGAAGTTCAAAACTTCATGAATCCATTATTCACATTCCTGAAGGTGAATTCCTCCCAGTCCCTCGGGTGAATTCCGCTCTCCCGGCGATCTGTGTGTATCAAAGTTTGGTTGTGCCTCATGGAAGAAGCTGATCTGTGTGGTTCATTCCTTGCCGTGCAGATTCACGGGACGGATTGATGGATTTGGACCTTTGCTGTACAAACGGAGTCAGAATTCCCTGAAGGAAATCTGGGCTTCACCTCCCTGCTGATCAAGGAGAGAAGctcaagcagcagcaaaagaggATGATTTGTCTAGAAAAATCTCAGAGAATGGAATGGGGCGGCAGGGAGGAAATTCTGGGAAGCACAGCTGCAAAAACCAGTTTGTTCTTGCTAGCAGAGTAACTGATAAAAACCGTCGCTGGCagattttggaaaggaaaaagtatAGATAAcgaaagaaaggaaaaggaaatatatatatataaaaggaaatatataaaaggaaaaagtataCATCCAAAAAGGTGTCTTTGCTCCAATCAGATTTCCCCTGCAGGAaagaaagctgatttttcaggAATGCATCACTGGGATGAAATCATTCCTGTTTCAgttcccagaaattcccaggaCCTTTAACAGCACAAACCTCTGTTACAGAGCGAGATCCCAAATCCAAAGGACTcctgaggaaggagaagaatctcctgctgcccttcctggtGGCTGCTCTGATCCTGGTGCTGCTCATCA
Proteins encoded in this region:
- the CRTAM gene encoding cytotoxic and regulatory T-cell molecule isoform X2, which gives rise to MSVPGALLAVPLLLLQGGFPGAAGDSVALKEGENLILNCTFSTLGNNNFTLQWSNPLNFTIFLNAQKVLRDQRYKLLHYSKDELSIQLSNVTEQDEGIYSCMYYTRHVKTKTQNVEILAAPSHPVLEVSQDEGRGINLSCYTQGGRPQPQISWLLDNGIELPGDTRHQLGADGKKWSTRSTLRILSYSPGVTASCIIQHPALGARRLLASFPFQDLSSSGCKQGTRRSEDAKVPSPSENPSVSSSPENPAETPEFSSPSASPENPEVSSPSASPENPDICNPSASPENPAVSSPSASPENPAVSSPSASPENPAVPSSAPAQPNLTDVTLNERDPKSKGLLRKEKNLLLPFLVAALILVLLIIVLLFMVKLKKAHGVWRRENDASEQTLESYKSRSNEDSPGHEKNGQAGNPKPNLHYVTEGHMETPEKNMETPEKNLETPEKNLSDKITAINGEMSPCGRETDV
- the CRTAM gene encoding cytotoxic and regulatory T-cell molecule isoform X1, producing MSVPGALLAVPLLLLQGGFPGAAGDSVALKEGENLILNCTFSTLGNNNFTLQWSNPLNFTIFLNAQKVLRDQRYKLLHYSKDELSIQLSNVTEQDEGIYSCMYYTRHVKTKTQNVEILAAPSHPVLEVSQDEGRGINLSCYTQGGRPQPQISWLLDNGIELPGDTRHQLGADGKKWSTRSTLRILSYSPGVTASCIIQHPALGARRLLASFPFQDLSSSGCKQGTRRSEDAKVPSPSENPSVSSSPENPAGTSPSASPEISEVSSPSASPENPEISSPSASPETPEFSSPSASPENPEVSSPSASPENPDICNPSASPENPAVSSPSASPENPAVSSPSASPENPAVPSSAPAQPNLTDVTLNERDPKSKGLLRKEKNLLLPFLVAALILVLLIIVLLFMVKLKKAHGVWRRENDASEQTLESYKSRSNEDSPGHEKNGQAGNPKPNLHYVTEGHMETPEKNMETPEKNLETPEKNLSDKITAINGEMSPCGRETDV
- the CRTAM gene encoding cytotoxic and regulatory T-cell molecule isoform X3, with translation MSVPGALLAVPLLLLQGGFPGAAGDSVALKEGENLILNCTFSTLGNNNFTLQWSNPLNFTIFLNAQKVLRDQRYKLLHYSKDELSIQLSNVTEQDEGIYSCMYYTRHVKTKTQNVEILAAPSHPVLEVSQDEGRGINLSCYTQGGRPQPQISWLLDNGIELPGDTRHQLGADGKKWSTRSTLRILSYSPGVTASCIIQHPALGARRLLASFPFQDLSSSGCKQGTRRSEDAKVPSPSENPSVSSSPENPAENPAVSSPSASPENPAVPSSAPAQPNLTDVTLNERDPKSKGLLRKEKNLLLPFLVAALILVLLIIVLLFMVKLKKAHGVWRRENDASEQTLESYKSRSNEDSPGHEKNGQAGNPKPNLHYVTEGHMETPEKNMETPEKNLETPEKNLSDKITAINGEMSPCGRETDV